CGGCCCGCAGCCAGACCGAAGCGCCCTTCTGGCTGATTGCAAGGCGATTTTGAGGTTGTAGAAACGCCCCTCCTCCGGTGGACAGGATGCCCTTTTTCTCGTCCAGAAGACGTCCGATAACCTGCGTTTCTTTCGCACGGAAAAAGGGTTCGCCATCCCGTTCGAAGATTTCCGGAATGGTCATGTTGGCGGCTGATTCGATCTCAGCGTCGCTGTCTAGAAACGGAACGCCAAGGCGCGCGGCCAAGGCGCGGCCCACAGCGGTCTTACCTGCCCCCATCATCCCCACCAGAACCACGGTTTTGTGCAGATGAAATCTGCCCTGTGTGTCCGAGATGTGCGTGTTATGCTTAATTTCGCTCATTTCACCGTGAATGACGTGATCTTGGGAAAAATGCCAGTTATAACTTGGCCAAAATCAAAAATTGAGGCAGCGTGGGGCCATGGGCCGTCTGATCAAATTCGTGATATATGTTCTTTGCCTGGGTTTCATTGGGCTGGTGGCTTATGCCTATGTCGGGCCGTTCTTCGGCGCGGATTTTTCGGCGCCTCAAAGTGAAATCCGCGAACCGGTCGAACTGGATGTCAACTAAACTGGCGCTTTTCGCCGTCTTTCTGGCAGGATCGGCGCAGGCACAGGACCCTTTGTCGGCCATCGAATGGCTGACAAATCCTCCTGAAAACCTGCCTGGAACTGTTTTGTTGGAACCGCCCGTGACGCAGAACGGCGCGTTGCCGGATATCGAAGTCACTTCATTGGAAGCCTTGTCGCGTCCGCTCGGTCTTGTGTCATCATCTGTGACCGGCCTTCCGATTGATCTTTGGCAAAGCAGTGATCCCAAGCGTCTGGCTGACCTGATTGCCAAGACCCCGGTCCGTCACAACCCCGCCATGCAGCGCTTGTTGTTCACGTTGCTTTTGTCAGAAACACGCGCCCCATCCGGGTCAGACGCGCAAGAGGTTTTGCTGTTGGCGCGTCTGGATCGGCTGATGCAACTGGGTGCTGCAGATCCGGCGCAGTCGCTTGTGCAATTGGCTGGGCCGACGGACACGCAAGAGCGGTTTCAACGCTGGTTTGACGCGACATTGCTGACCGGCGATGAAGACCGCAGTTGCACTGCGCTTATTGCTGAACCGCATCTGTCGCGGGACTATGCGGCGCAGATCTTTTGCAAAGCCCGACGCGGGGATTGGGTGTCCGCAGCGCTGACTCTGGAAGCCGCACATGCGCTTGAACTTCTTCCACCAGAAGAATTGGCGGTTCTTGATCGGTTTCTCAGCCCCGAGTTGTACGAAGACGCGGCATATCTGCCGCAACCCGAGGCCCCCGACCCGCTGAATTTCCGCCTGTTCGAGGCTATCGGAGAACGCCTGCCATCGGCACCTTTACCTCGTGCATTTGCAAATGCAGATCTGCGTGACGTTGCAGGCTGGAAAGCCCAGATCGAAGCCGCCGAACGGCTGACGCGGATTGGCGCTTTGACCCCAAATCAGCTTTTGGGCCTCTATACCGAACGGGATCCCGCCGCATCTGGCGCTGTCTGGGACCGAGTTTCGGCAGTACAACGGTTTGAAAGCGCGTTGGACACGGGCAACGCGGACGCCATCGGAAAAACACTGCCTGCTGTTTGGCAACAAATGCGCAGTGTGGGCCTTGAGGTTCCCTTTGCAGAGCTTTTCGCAGAACGCTTGTCGCAGGTTTCCTTACCAGTGCCCGCGACTGAAAACCTGCGATGGCGCATCCTGATGTTATCGGACATGTACGAACGCGCCGCCCTTGCGACACCGGACAGTTCGACCGACACTTTGTTTCTGGCTGCGCTTGCCCAGGGCGATCCTGGCCGCGCCGTATCGCCTTCACCCAAGGCAGATGCCATCGCACAAGGGTTTGAATGGTCGGCACCCGTACCCAGTGATATCGACACACTGCTGTCCAACGGTCAGTTGGGCGAGGCCATTTTGGAAGCAATGCAACTGTTTGCCCATGGCGCGCGCGGTAATCTGGTGGATCTAACCGGAGCAATCGCGACCTTTAGAAAGGTGGGGTTAGAGGATACAGCCCGCCGCGCCGCCCTGACACTATTGATCCTGCAAGAGCAGTGACCATGAACGGTCCGGCATCTAACGAGCTTTGGATCTCAACCTTCCTGCAAGCACAGGCGGCTGAACTTGGCGCGGCGACAAACACGTTGCTGGCTTATGGTCGTGATTTAAAAGATCTTGCTGCTTGGCTGGAGCACAGAGCGACCGGGTTTGAACAGGCCGACCGTGATCAGATCGAAGCCTACCTGATCGACTGCGATGCCCAGGGATTGTCCCGATCAACACGTGCACGGCGCTTGTCGGCCATCAAGCAACTCTATCGGTTTGCTTTTGAGGAAGGTTGGCGCGACGTGAACCCCGCCATTCAGATCAAAGGTCCGGGGCGGCAGAAACGTCTTCCAAAAACTTTGGATGTGCCCGAGGTGGACCGGCTGCTGGACGCCGCACGGCAAACCGGACGCACCCAGGCGGACCGCGTACGCAACACATGTTTGATGGAATTGCTTTATGCGACCGGCATGCGCGTGACCGAGCTTGTGTCCCTGCCCGTCTCTTCGGCGCGCGGCGATCCGCGTATGCTGCTGGTGCTGGGCAAAGGCGGCAAGGAACGGATGGTGCCCCTGTCCCCACCCGCGCGGGATGCATTGGCCGCTTGGCTGACCGTGCGCGACGACGCCGAAGAGCAGACCGTGGAGAAAGGTGGCCAACGGTCCCGCTTTTTGTTCCCTTCGCGCGGAAAATCGGGCCATCTGACGCGACACAGGTTCTTTCTGCTGGTCAAGGAACTGGCCGTACACGGCGGTGTTTCACCCGAAAAAGTCACGCCACACACATTGCGACATGCCTTTGCCACGCATCTTCTGGCCAATGGCGCTGATCTGCGTTCGATCCAGACCCTGTTGGGTCACGCCGACGTCGCAACAACCGAGATTTACACCCATGTTCTGGACGAACGTCTGGCGGAACTGGTGTTGCAGCATCACCCGCTGAGCAAAGACCCCAAGAAAGACGAAGGCTAAGCCCTTGATCCGGCGGGGTGGCATCCCCATAACGGATGCAGAACTCTAACTCTCAAGGACCAATGGAACCCTCACCTTCTCTGATCGACAGCACTTTCTGGTTTACCTCTGGTGCTATCCTCCTTTTGCTCGTCTTGTCCGGCTTCTTTTCTGGCTCGGAAACAGCGCTTACGGCCTCTTCTCGCGGAAAACTCAGGGCGCAGGCCGACAAAGGATCACGCGGGGCAAAAAAGGCGCTCGAGATCACCGATGACAACGAGCGTCTGATCGGATCGGTTCTACTGGGCAATAACCTGGTCAACATTCTGGCGGCGTCTCTGGCGACTGCACTTTTCACACGACTGTTTGGTGAAAGCGGCGTGGCCTTGGCAACGTTGGTGATGACCTTGCTGGTTTTGATCTTTGCCGAAGTGCTGCCGAAGACCTACGCCATCACCAATTCTGAAAAAGCTGCATCTGCGGTTGCACCAATCATCAGCGTGGTTGTAACGGTGTTTTCGCCTATCGTTGCCGCTGTGCGATTGCTGGTGCGCGGTGTCTTGCGCCTGTTTGGGGTGCAGATCGACCCCGATAGCAACATTCTGGCCGTGCGCGAGGAAATCGCCGGAGCCCTACAACTTGGCCATTCCGAAGGCGTGGTCGAAAAGGAAGACCGCGACCGAATTCTGGGCGCGCTGGATCTGGGTGACCGCGCGGTGGAAGAGATCATGTTGCACCGCTCGAACATCGAGATGATTGATGCCGACGCCGCACCCGAAGCGATCCTGAAGCAATGTCTGGAAAGCCCACATACGCGCCTGCCCGTCTTTCGGGACGAACCGGAGAACATTGTGGGTGTTGTGCACGCCAAAGACTTGTTCCGCGCCATGTATGCGCAAGCCGGTGGCAGCGATGGCGGCACTGACCGTCTGGCCAGCTTTGATATCGGTAAAGTTGCCAATGACCCCTATTTCGTGCCGGAAACCACCACTCTGGACGACCAGATGCGTGAATTCCTGCGGATGCACAGCCATTTTGCACTGGTGGTTGACGAATACGGATCTTTGCGCGGCCTGATTACGCTGGAAGATATTCTGGAAGAGATCGTAGGCGAAATCGCAGACGAATTTGACATCGAAGAAGAGGTGCCGGTCACCCGTACAGATGATGGTCAGTTCGTTGTGGAAGGTGCTATGACCATCCGCGACGCCAACCGTGCGCTGGACTGGTCCTTGCCGGATGAAGAAGCCAACACCCTTGCGGGTTTGGTCATACACGAAGCACAGATGATTCCGGTCGTGGGTCAGGTGTTTTCGTTCCACGGATTCCGGTTCGAGGTCACCGCTCGCGAAGGCAATCGCATCACTGCACTGAAAGTACGCC
The genomic region above belongs to Ruegeria sp. HKCCD4315 and contains:
- a CDS encoding HlyC/CorC family transporter — its product is MEPSPSLIDSTFWFTSGAILLLLVLSGFFSGSETALTASSRGKLRAQADKGSRGAKKALEITDDNERLIGSVLLGNNLVNILAASLATALFTRLFGESGVALATLVMTLLVLIFAEVLPKTYAITNSEKAASAVAPIISVVVTVFSPIVAAVRLLVRGVLRLFGVQIDPDSNILAVREEIAGALQLGHSEGVVEKEDRDRILGALDLGDRAVEEIMLHRSNIEMIDADAAPEAILKQCLESPHTRLPVFRDEPENIVGVVHAKDLFRAMYAQAGGSDGGTDRLASFDIGKVANDPYFVPETTTLDDQMREFLRMHSHFALVVDEYGSLRGLITLEDILEEIVGEIADEFDIEEEVPVTRTDDGQFVVEGAMTIRDANRALDWSLPDEEANTLAGLVIHEAQMIPVVGQVFSFHGFRFEVTAREGNRITALKVRPL
- a CDS encoding shikimate kinase, which gives rise to MSEIKHNTHISDTQGRFHLHKTVVLVGMMGAGKTAVGRALAARLGVPFLDSDAEIESAANMTIPEIFERDGEPFFRAKETQVIGRLLDEKKGILSTGGGAFLQPQNRLAISQKGASVWLRADLNVLWNRVRHKDTRPLLRTADPYATLKALYEARVPVYAEADLIAESDGETSIENMVDRVVDALLARPDVLEQK
- a CDS encoding site-specific tyrosine recombinase XerD; this translates as MNGPASNELWISTFLQAQAAELGAATNTLLAYGRDLKDLAAWLEHRATGFEQADRDQIEAYLIDCDAQGLSRSTRARRLSAIKQLYRFAFEEGWRDVNPAIQIKGPGRQKRLPKTLDVPEVDRLLDAARQTGRTQADRVRNTCLMELLYATGMRVTELVSLPVSSARGDPRMLLVLGKGGKERMVPLSPPARDALAAWLTVRDDAEEQTVEKGGQRSRFLFPSRGKSGHLTRHRFFLLVKELAVHGGVSPEKVTPHTLRHAFATHLLANGADLRSIQTLLGHADVATTEIYTHVLDERLAELVLQHHPLSKDPKKDEG